The proteins below are encoded in one region of Ursus arctos isolate Adak ecotype North America unplaced genomic scaffold, UrsArc2.0 scaffold_24, whole genome shotgun sequence:
- the FAM187A gene encoding Ig-like V-type domain-containing protein FAM187A, translating to MNLTHATVLLWVWGCLQAFEIVEKENIFQRTPCPAFLMFDNAAYLADMSFELPCHCKPEEVSAVVWYYQKDLGGSHTKVLTDFDGRVLTEESQVRVGSDMLVRFSIRMFSLLVFRAQPDDSGLYFCGTRKGDYFYAYDVDVQSSEGMVATFKDQGQEPFADEHHGSLHIFTTFWEWTPCDRCGVRGEQWRIGLCYLRSPGLSPRYRKTVPDVVSCGSRAVPRKLRARAREHSPELLVQSCVVPCEQKAAQEGFVAILSYVSKLGSPPWVPQVPIQFHWQRLGHGLIISCPGARPEHAVAWDKDRQYFYRTQYLEGVNRSMRVFIDHGNHLHIRFTQLSDRGIYYCWRQGVRVAGLRLGVTSRGRYQPSFSDPETRSAVELTLIGYLFITAVFVTIHVCRCCCYLFHCRPNFSP from the coding sequence ATGAACCTGACCCATGCCACGGTGCTCCTGTGGGTGTGGGGCTGTCTCCAGGCCTTTGAAATTGTGGAGAAGGAGAACATTTTTCAGAGGACCCCCTGCCCGGCTTTTCTGATGTTTGACAATGCAGCCTACCTGGCAGACATGAGCTTCGAGCTTCCCTGCCACTGCAAGCCCGAGGAGGTGTCTGCCGTGGTCTGGTACTATCAGAAGGACCTGGGCGGCAGCCACACCAAAGTGCTGACGGACTTCGACGGGCGGGTGCTGACAGAGGAGTCCCAGGTGCGCGTGGGCAGCGACATGCTGGTTCGTTTCAGCATCCGCATGTTCAGCCTGCTGGTTTTCCGGGCCCAGCCCGACGACTCGGGCCTGTATTTTTGTGGCACCCGCAAGGGGGACTACTTTTACGCCTATGACGTGGACGTCCAGAGCAGCGAGGGAATGGTGGCCACCTTCAAGGACCAGGGCCAGGAGCCCTTTGCGGACGAGCACCACGGCAGCCTCCACATCTTCACCACCTTCTGGGAGTGGACCCCTTGCGACCGCTGCGGGGTGCGCGGGGAGCAGTGGCGCATCGGCCTGTGCTACCTGCGGAGCCCAGGTCTCTCCCCGCGCTACCGCAAGACAGTGCCCGATGTGGTGTCCTGCGGCTCGCGGGCTGTGCCCAGGAAGCTTCGGGCCCGGGCCAGGGAGCACAGCCCCGAGCTACTGGTTCAGAGCTGTGTGGTGCCCTGTGAGCAGAAGGCGGCTCAGGAGGGCTTCGTGGCCATCCTCAGCTACGTGTCCAAGCTGGGCAGCCCGCCCTGGGTGCCTCAGGTGCCCATCCAGTTCCACTGGCAGAGGCTGGGCCACGGGCTCATCATCTCCTGCCCCGGAGCCCGGCCAGAGCACGCCGTGGCCTGGGACAAGGACCGCCAGTACTTCTACCGCACGCAGTACCTGGAGGGCGTGAACAGGTCCATGAGGGTGTTCATTGACCACGGCAACCATCTCCATATCCGCTTCACGCAGCTGAGCGACCGGGGCATCTACTACTGCTGGCGGCAGGGGGTGCGGGTCGCTGGCCTGCGGCTGGGCGTCACGTCCCGAGGCCGCTACCAGCCCTCGTTCTCGGACCCCGAGACCCGCTCTGCTGTGGAGCTCACCCTGATAGGCTACCTGTTCATCACGGCGGTCTTTGTCACCATTCACGTCTGTCGGTGCTGCTGTTACTTATTTCACTGTCGTCCCAACTTCTCCCCCtag
- the CCDC103 gene encoding coiled-coil domain-containing protein 103 has translation MEKNDIIDFKALEKELQAALTADEKYKRENAAKLRAVEQKVASYEEFRGIVLASHLKPLERKDKIGGKRTVAWNCHATQRGTSQDETTEISQEKTLFQPETSAEFYRDWRRSLRSGPERYQALLQLGGPKLGHLFQTDVGFGLLGELLVALADHVRLADRLVVLGILRSLARTGRFTLNLSLLSHAERASCRGLFQKLQATSAPRPTKEGLSQRERGLEEQPGGLQEEERLLQELLGLYQVD, from the exons ATGGAAAAGAATGATATCATTGACTTCAAGGCTTTGGAGAAAGAGCTGCAGGCTGCACTCACTGCTGATGAGAAATATAAACGGGAGAATGCTGCCAAGTTACGGGCTGTGGAGCAGAAGGTGGCTTCCTATGAGGAGTTCAG GGGTATTGTCCTTGCATCACATCTGAAACCACTGGAGCGGAAGGACAAGATAGGAGGGAAGAGGACCGTGGCCTGGAACTGTCACGCTACTCAGAGAGGGACCTCTCAGGACGAGACCACTGAAATCTCCCAG GAGAAAACACTTTTCCAGCCTGAGACCTCCGCAGAGTTCTACCGTGATTGGCGTCGGTCCTTGCGGAGTGGGCCAGAGCGCTACCAGGCCCTGCTGCAGCTCGGAGGTCCAAAGCTGGGTCACCTCTTCCAGACGGACGTGGGGTTTGGACTTCTAGGGGAGCTGCTGGTGGCACTGGCTGATCACGTGAGGCTGGCCGACCGGTTGGTGGTGCTAGGGATCCTGCGCAGCCTGGCCCGCACCGGGCGCTTCACCCTGAACCTGAGCCTGCTGAGCCACGCGGAGAGAGCGAGCTGCAGAGGCCTGTTCCAGAAGCTGCAGGCCACGAGTGCTCCCAGACCCACAAAGGAGGGGCTCAGCCAGAGGGAGCGGGGTCTGGAGGAGCAGCCTGGTGGGctccaggaggaggagaggctcCTGCAAGAGCTGCTAGGGCTGTACCAGGTGGATTGA